A window of Caldivirga sp. genomic DNA:
TATCCAGTTAACTATTATGCTGACGTTACTTGGGTCATTAACCCTAAGCAACACTAAACCAAGGGGTGGTAGGTTAGAGACCATTGTCTCTAATCCCTCATCATTACTAGTGAAAAGCGCATACTAGTAATTACCGTGTTCTGAACCCTAAGAAATTGAAGCTAGTCTTGGGTCAATCATACCAAACAATGTAATCTTAAGCTAAGGCCTAGATTTTATCATCATAATGCGTGTTGATTAACCTAAGTTATCTGGCTAGATTGTTAAATAGTTTTTGAGACTTAATCCTCATCCACCTCCCTTGGCCGCCGGCTTCTTGGCTGCCTTCCTTTTACTCCTAATCTCATCCATTATCTTCTTGGCCTGATCCTTAGGCATGTTCCTAAGCTTAACGTAAAGCGGCTCAACGAGCTCAGCAGTATTCTTATCGAAGTAAACATGAGCCTCAACCCTGGATACCCCAATACCGTACTGCGTGTACACGTGAGTCACGTAAGTTAACTCTGGGCTTGAGCCCAGTGCCTTAGCCAACTCCTCCCTTAATTGAAGTCTCTGGGGTGTTGGTAAGCCAACATGATACACCACTGCCTTAACCTCCTTACGTTGAAGCAATGGATTATTGAACTGCTCAATCACCTTAACCTGCATTTTCCCAGGCTCAACACCCTCAGGTAGGGGTGAGATGATTAAGTTACCCTCAGTCTGCTCCTTACTCTGCCCTTCACCACTACTCATTAGTAGTAGGCGACTGTCTACCCTTTTTAAACACTAATTGGCATTAATCCCCCATTCTGCGGATACTAGAGGTTAGCTGCAATAGAGTCATGAAAACGCATTACTTTAAGATACCATTATCATTAATTTTCAATCCACATCATCATATAGACAAATACCGCAAAATTACGCTATTAATGAGCTAGTAAACAATACTGCTAAAGTACTCGCTGAAACTTAACGGTGCATTATGAACGCTTAAAAGCCATAGCTACTAACACCACTATGCGTAGGGCTCTCATCATTTATAGAGATAGGAGCAGTGTGTGGAGCGGCACGGAGCGGGTTATGGGGTATTTAGTGAGGGTTCTTAAGGAGCTTAATCACCAAGTAACCTTAGCAACATTTGATGGCGCATGGAATAATGGTTTTCCAGGACCTAAGCCTGATAGGGTAATCAGTAGTATTGGCCCCAACAGGTTCATTAAAGGCATTAGCCTACTGATATATGAACGCTTGGAAAGATTCCTGGAGAACTATGATGTGGTAATTGACGCTGCATACAATGATTTAAGGGGGAATCCTCACATGGGTTATGTTCACTACCCCTATTGCGCAAGTCGGCTTAAGGCACTGTTTCCGACAAGGGCTAATGTGATTGCGGCTAATTCATCATGGACTCTTGCTAAATTAAGGCAATGTGGATCAGGTGGAATCATAATTCACCCACCTGTTGAACCAATTAAATGCAGTAACCAGGTTAAGGAGGATTTAGTAATTGGGATTGGGAGGCTTGGTAAGCCGTGGGAGGAGTTCATTGAGGTGGCTAAGGTGGTTAAGGCTAAGGTACCAGGGGTTAACTTTACCATAATTGGGCACTCGGACTCAGGGGATAGGGTTAAGCAACTGCTATGGTTAAGTAATGGGATAGTGAACGTAATCCCCAATGCACCAGAGGACGTTAAGGCTAACCTACTGTGTAGGGCTAAGGCAATACTGCATACGCATCCAGCTGAACACTTTGGTATAGCTATAGTTGAGGCAATGTCAACTGGGGCAGTGCCCATTGTTCATAAGGATGGTGGTGCTTGGCTTGATATTGTTGAGCGGGGTAAATACGGCTTCGGTTATTCGTCAATTAATGATGCGGCTGAGGCCGTTATCACCGCATTAAACGTGAGCAATGATTATAGATTAACAATAATGAGTAAGGCTAGGGAGTATGATTACGAGGGTTTTAAGGATAAGGTGATTAATGCACTTAAGCCTTATCTCTAAACAATGCATAACTAATTTAAGTATTTACATCATCTACATTGTTGGTTCATTAAGACGCAACGTAATCACCAGCGTTTGGGTAGTAATAATGAATTAAGCAGTAGGAGGCATTGCTTAAGCAATACCGATACGTTAGGACTAATCCCTTAGGTCAATTACCTTACCTAAGTCACCCTCAACGTAGCCTAAGCCAAGTCTCCTTAACGTACTCCTCCTGGGTATACCCCTTTCATCCCATCCCCTAGCCTCGTAGTACCAGGTCAGCATTTGCTGGTACGCATCATAGTTAAGCCTAGACCCCTTGAGGGGGCCCTTGCTTAATGGGTCCTTAAACCACCTGGCTGGTGGGGTATCGTAATCCCTTGACCAGCCGCCATACTCCCTAATCCAATAGGCCCTAATTAGTGTGTAAACCCTATTAGCAACACCCTCGAGGTCTAGGTCTAGGCCTGTTGCCGCCTTGTACATTCTCCAGTACCAGTCCAGTTCAAGGCCTATTTCAACCCAGGGTAGCCTGCAGCCGACCATAACCTCAAACCACCCACCCCTAATGTTCTGTAGCTCAATAACCTTAAGCACCTTATCCCTACTGTATGCGAACCTATTAGTCTGAACCTCCCAGGAAATAACCCAAGCATCCTTATGGTGAGCGCCAATTGGGCTTGTGGCGAAGGCAAGGGCCATGCCTGGGGCTGCGTGGCAATCGTAGGCGCTTACCTCAAGGCCCTTAACATGCATTGCGAACCCCTCAGACCCACCGCCAATTCTACTTGAGGCACCCCTAACTCCTAGGCCAAGTAACCTGCCTAATTCAGTCCTCTGGTGGGCTATGTCTAAAGTCACCTCAGCAGCCCTCCTGTAGTCACCCCACTCTAAACCATCCTTAATGAGGCCCCTCTCCGTAGCCTCCATTGCCCAACCCAGCGTTGAGCCTAGGCTTATGGTGTCTAAACCCATCATGTCGGCTAACCTATTTAAGTAAGCAACCTCCTGCAGGTTCCCTACACCTATGTTACTGCCCAGCATTGCAATGTTCTCGTAATCCAACTCGGATAATTGATCCTCAAGGTCCTTAACCACGTGCCCACAGGGCATTACGCAGTTTGGACAGGACCTAGTGGTTACATTACTCTTCTCAACCATAACCCCACCAATCTTATCATAATAGTCGAACTGCCCCTCCCTATAGTTAAGCGTTGGTAGTACACTAGCCTCCTGGGCCCACTCCACTGTGGCTGTTGTCCCCTGCCTAAGCCAGAAGCCGTAATTCTGCTTAGCCTTAGCAGCCAAGTCAGCCTCAACACCAATCTTACTTAAGGCCTGATCAGCCGGTTGAGGTAGGGGTTTAGTCCCCCTTATCACTATCGCCTTAACCCTCTTACTACCCATAACAGCCCCCATGCCGGGCCTACCCCCACTCCTACCCTTCTGGGCAACCACCGTGGCGAACCTGACAAGGTTCTCGCCGGCTGGTCCAATTATAAGCATGCCTACGTTGGAGCCGTAGATGCTCCTCAACTTATCCTCAGTGGTGAAGGTGTCTAGTCCCCATAGGTCATCAGCAGGCTTAACCTCAACCCCCTCATTCTCAACGTAAATGTAAACCGGCTTACTTGAAGCCCCTTCAATAATCATAGCGTCGAAGCCGGCCTTCCTAAGGTGCACTGATGCCCAGCTACCAATGTTACCGTCACCGTAACCCCCAGTTAGCGGGCTCTTAGCAGCTATAACTAGTTTACCAGTGTTTGGCCCTGGGTAGCCCGTTAATGGTCCTGCTGCAATAATCAGCTTATTCAATGGGCTAAGTGGGTCAATACCCCTTGGTAGTTCATCCCAAAGAAGCTTAACAGCAAGCCCCCTACCGCCCACGTAGTTAATGAGTATTGAGGGGTCAAGGTCCTGAACCCAATGCTTACCTATGCTTAAATTAATCCTAAGTAGCCTACCGGTCCAACCCTTCATTATTTAAGTAAACTAAAACCTACTATAAATTAGTTCTGCTTAACCACAGTAATTAAGGTAACAGTAAGCCACGTTAACTAATGCAGCCATTACTGCAAGTATATAATCCTAAGGCGCTAATGCCTAGTCATGATTATGAGTGAGGCGGCAGCATCATTACTCTACCTGGGCGTAATGCTAGTGTTGGCTAAGGCCTTCGAGGAGTTATTCCTCAGGGTTAAGTTAATACCATTCGTGGGC
This region includes:
- a CDS encoding aldehyde ferredoxin oxidoreductase family protein, whose translation is MKGWTGRLLRINLSIGKHWVQDLDPSILINYVGGRGLAVKLLWDELPRGIDPLSPLNKLIIAAGPLTGYPGPNTGKLVIAAKSPLTGGYGDGNIGSWASVHLRKAGFDAMIIEGASSKPVYIYVENEGVEVKPADDLWGLDTFTTEDKLRSIYGSNVGMLIIGPAGENLVRFATVVAQKGRSGGRPGMGAVMGSKRVKAIVIRGTKPLPQPADQALSKIGVEADLAAKAKQNYGFWLRQGTTATVEWAQEASVLPTLNYREGQFDYYDKIGGVMVEKSNVTTRSCPNCVMPCGHVVKDLEDQLSELDYENIAMLGSNIGVGNLQEVAYLNRLADMMGLDTISLGSTLGWAMEATERGLIKDGLEWGDYRRAAEVTLDIAHQRTELGRLLGLGVRGASSRIGGGSEGFAMHVKGLEVSAYDCHAAPGMALAFATSPIGAHHKDAWVISWEVQTNRFAYSRDKVLKVIELQNIRGGWFEVMVGCRLPWVEIGLELDWYWRMYKAATGLDLDLEGVANRVYTLIRAYWIREYGGWSRDYDTPPARWFKDPLSKGPLKGSRLNYDAYQQMLTWYYEARGWDERGIPRRSTLRRLGLGYVEGDLGKVIDLRD
- a CDS encoding glycosyltransferase, which translates into the protein MRRALIIYRDRSSVWSGTERVMGYLVRVLKELNHQVTLATFDGAWNNGFPGPKPDRVISSIGPNRFIKGISLLIYERLERFLENYDVVIDAAYNDLRGNPHMGYVHYPYCASRLKALFPTRANVIAANSSWTLAKLRQCGSGGIIIHPPVEPIKCSNQVKEDLVIGIGRLGKPWEEFIEVAKVVKAKVPGVNFTIIGHSDSGDRVKQLLWLSNGIVNVIPNAPEDVKANLLCRAKAILHTHPAEHFGIAIVEAMSTGAVPIVHKDGGAWLDIVERGKYGFGYSSINDAAEAVITALNVSNDYRLTIMSKAREYDYEGFKDKVINALKPYL
- a CDS encoding 30S ribosomal protein S24 translates to MSSGEGQSKEQTEGNLIISPLPEGVEPGKMQVKVIEQFNNPLLQRKEVKAVVYHVGLPTPQRLQLREELAKALGSSPELTYVTHVYTQYGIGVSRVEAHVYFDKNTAELVEPLYVKLRNMPKDQAKKIMDEIRSKRKAAKKPAAKGGG